CAGGATCAGAACTGAAGTTGAGTTGCctgtgcaaaacaaaataaaaatgtcaagaCCAAGcattttgtaaaagaaaaaggtcTTACTCcctctctctcaaaaaaaaaaaaaaaaaggaaagttggCTCctgaatatttattatttatttagtaGATATTGTTTCATCAGATCCTAGTGGAGGTGGATGTTTATTCTTAGTTACACAGGGATATGTTCTAGAAGAATCTCAGAGTTCAAACTTCTGATCTCTTGCCTGAACCAAAGCAGGTTTATTTTCTCTTGCCCCAACCAGAAGCCTGGTTTTAACAGATCTGGTGACATCAGCCCACCTTGCTGGTTTTTTAAAGTGCTCTCAGATGCTGCTCTGTGGTGTTTCATCAGTGTACACCAATCAAGTGGCATCAATAATCCACACAGTGATGATGTTCTCACGTTCATCACACGCACAATCCAACCCAAATCAGCCCTTCCAGCACAGACTGGAGTTTCCAGGGATTTATTTCCAGTTTCTTTGCTttgatgttgttgttgttctttccCCACTTCAAAAGGTTTGAGTGAACTGAGGGAAAATCCCATTGCTCTGATCCTGGCTGGGTATGAGAAAAGAGATGTTTTGGGTAAGAACTGGGAAGTGCCATCACATTAACAAATCTGATACTCAGTGGTTCCCTTTACTGGTGACAAAcccctctcctgtgctgcttcACACTGAAGAACTCCAGGGATATTTCTTTTGTCTGAATTGAAATTCAGGTATTTAAGGAAATGGATGGCCCTAAGTGACACAgaattaaaatgaattatttaaatgGATAATATAACTCAGGcaagataatttcttttctccattgtttttttttgttttattttggagcACTGCTGTTCTATCAGGGACTTCTGGGAActccaccacccccagccccaagaAGGGTCTGGCTGGAACCTGACATCTGTATTTCACCCTCAACAACAGGAGGTTCAACCCAAACTTCCCACAGGGCAGGTGGTGAAGATCAACCCGGGGTGGTTTTTGATGGGATATTTGCTATATGGTGTAATTTTTTTATCCACTTCCATATTGACATTGGGAAGGTGACATGTCAGGAGCAGAACACTTGATgtgtcactgcccatggcagtgatTGTCCCTGGGAAAGCCAGGGGGACAGCTGGGATCCTGCCAGAGCCCTCCAGAGGGTCCGGATCTCCGTATCAGTaaccctctctctctctctggatATATCTGTGTATATGTCTATATCTCTCTGTATCTCATCTCTCTATATCTGTACATCTATCTAATCTCTTTCTCTCACTCTCTCCActtccctcttctctctccccttcaTATATAATCTCTCTCTATAGAGATATATATCTATAACTGTACCTCTTTATATATCTGTAgatctctctctgcctctgcatCTCTATCTCTCTCTATACTTGTAGATACATCTCTCTAGATATCTGTAAATATATCTTCCTATATGTCTGTGATCTCTCTTGTATATATCTATAGATATCTCTGTATGTCTATAgatctctctctctatatatttatagatatcTCTATATATCCATAgatctctctctctatatatatatatagctctctctctatatatctAGATTTCTCTATCTCTCCATATATATCTATagatatctatatatctatatatccgTCCACCTTTTTCCATCTCTATTTCTATATAATATAGAaatctatatctatataaatACCTAATCTCTCTCTCTATTATCTGTAgatacctatatatatatatctatagaTTTTCTATATATATCTATAGATCTCTCTATATCTCTCTAGATATCTCCGTCTCTCTCTCTATCTGCTGATATCTCTAGACATCCACATTTTCCATCTCTATTTCTATATAATCCCGGtccccggggcgggcggggcctTGCTCGGCGCTGGATTAGCGAGCCTGGGGAGATGCGCTCGGCGGTGGATTAGCGAGCCTGGGGGAACGCGCTCGGCGGTGGATTAGCGAGCCTGGGAGGGCGCGCTCGGCGGTGGATTAGCGAGCCTGGGGAGATGCGCTCGGCGGTGGATTAGCGAGCCTGGGGAGATGCGCTCGGCGGTGGATTAGCGAGCCTGGGGGGACGCGCTCGGCGCCGCGCTCGGGGCTCGGGGGCGCGCTCGGGGGCGCGCTCGGGGGCGGTGGATTAGCGAGCCTGGGGGGACGCGCTCGGGGGCGCGCTCGGGGCGGCCATgagggcggcggggccgtgcggggaGTGCGGGGAGACGGGCACGGGCCGGTACCGGTGTCCGCGCTGTGCCAGCACATAGTGAGCGAGGGGACAGGGCCAGGGGAGCGGGACACGGGCCGGGACCGCTGTCCGCGCTGTGCCGCCTCGTAGTGAGCgaggggggcacggggggcaggGCCCGGCGGGTCTGAGGGCGCGGTGAGGGCGCGGCGGGCTCTGTGCCGGTtcggccccccccccccagcccctcacgCTCCGTTGTCTCTCCCGCAGCTGTTCCGTGCGGTGCTGCCGGACCCACCGCGGTGAGTACGGGCAggaggggcgggcggggccggggctgccctggggctgacCCGCTGTGTGTCCGCAGAGCGCTGCGCGCCGCATTCCAGCCAGGAGCGGGACAGGGAGCggggcagggagaagggtccccccgcggccccgccgagccccgcaCACGGCCCCTGGTCCCTGGAGGACATCCTGGGCGAGGAGGATGAGCAGGACCGCGTCCCGCTGCAGAAACTCAAGCTTTTAGGTGAGTTTGGGAATTCGGGAGTCAGCCGGGTATGGGGATGGTGGGGCTTTAGCAGAAACACTCCCCATTCCCAGGAGTTCTGcttggagctgctcccagtcGTGCAGCTCGTTGCAAGGCCTTAAAGAGTTAAATATCAGATATTTGGCCTTCCACCAGTCTCTTTGAAagtttatttgcaaaataagGAAGGTCTTAACTTCGTTTGTAACCGTTTGAGATTACTcctatttatcttttttttttctttttaaaggggAATCAGAAGAACTGAGGGCTTTGCTGCTGAACCCACACCTCCGGCAGCTGCTCCTCACCATCGACCAGGCAGAAGACAAAAGCTCCCTCATGAGGAGGTTCATGCAGGAGCCCCTGTTTGTGGAGTTTGCAGATTGCTGCCTGAGGATTGTGGAGCCTCCCGAGAAGGAGAACATCCTCCCCGAGTGagcaccttttcctttccttgaggttctgtgctgcagagctgctccattcTGTGTCTTTCCTCAGGGTCTGGTCACTTTGCCCCTGGATTTCAGTGCTCTGATTTCAATTTGGAGTAGACAGAGATTTTTAGAGACTTGGGGGTTGAACCTGACACTCTGCAGACCTGCTTTGTGTTGGTACAGAAATATTGG
This is a stretch of genomic DNA from Pseudopipra pipra isolate bDixPip1 chromosome 21, bDixPip1.hap1, whole genome shotgun sequence. It encodes these proteins:
- the ZNHIT3 gene encoding zinc finger HIT domain-containing protein 3, whose amino-acid sequence is MRAAGPCGECGETGTGRYRCPRCASTYCSVRCCRTHRERCAPHSSQERDRERGREKGPPAAPPSPAHGPWSLEDILGEEDEQDRVPLQKLKLLGESEELRALLLNPHLRQLLLTIDQAEDKSSLMRRFMQEPLFVEFADCCLRIVEPPEKENILPE